The following coding sequences are from one Mustela lutreola isolate mMusLut2 chromosome 5, mMusLut2.pri, whole genome shotgun sequence window:
- the LOC131831138 gene encoding caspase recruitment domain-containing protein 19-like, whose protein sequence is YILYIHAQLLHSRLPSQLALQNSDCTELDSGTVGHELSDRGPVAFLACLGLAAGLALLVYCCLPDPKVLPGARRVLGFSPVIINRHVSRFLLAFLTDDLGGL, encoded by the coding sequence tacatccTGTACATCCACGCCCAGCTCCTGCACAGCCGTCTGCCCAGCCAGCTTGCCCTACAGAACTCAGATTGCACAGAGCTGGACTCAGGCACCGTGGGCCACGAGCTCAGTGACAGGGGACCCGTGGCCTTCCTGGCCTGCCTCGGCCTTGCCGCAGGGCTGGCGCTCCTCGTCTACTGCTGCCTTCCAGACCCTAAGGTGCTGCCGGGGGCCCGGCGTGTCCTGGGCTTCTCCCCAGTCATCATCAACAGGCATGTCAGCCGCTTCCTGCTGGCCTTCCTCACAGATGACCTGGGAGGGCTCTGA